A section of the Agrobacterium tumefaciens genome encodes:
- a CDS encoding peptidoglycan DD-metalloendopeptidase family protein: protein MFAATLLASVATGCSSDATRFSGLFSSGPDQMTTASIPARQGGGAYGQAPVPQGDMNGGYASAAPQGGYANQNMAGNSYPQQSGGYGGVQPSTARASASPVQRSELSAPTAVASRDPSTRNEAMAQPFPSAQPKAAPSLAAPARQAAAPAADNLTTATVRSDKNGWHTDGASSVTLRPGESIATLSNRYGVPEKELLRVNGLKSASAAQAGQSILIPKFGQVRNAAKDAAGDIALNRNGDQPTPLRAPDGNVAVLPSQAAARDKVSADAGKLTPPGGKPLPPTGGYKVQPGDSLAKIARANGVSVAALKAANGISTESIRVGQTLNMPGASTDAIKTASVPAKEAAAVKAVETASVKPEPYKAPAAAPAASAPATPATASVSDIEKKADMASVAPESTGIGKYRWPVRGAVINNFGDNVEGSRNDGINISVPEGTPIKAAENGVVIYAGNGLKQLGNTVLVRHDDGKVTVYGNAANLDVQRGQKVQRGQTIATSGMTGSAKRPQVHFEVRKDATPVNPSTFLE, encoded by the coding sequence ATGTTCGCAGCGACATTGCTGGCAAGCGTCGCAACGGGCTGTAGCTCGGATGCCACGCGGTTCAGCGGCCTCTTTTCCAGTGGACCGGATCAGATGACCACGGCGTCAATTCCTGCCCGTCAGGGCGGCGGTGCTTACGGGCAGGCCCCGGTTCCGCAGGGTGACATGAATGGCGGTTACGCCTCTGCCGCGCCGCAGGGTGGCTATGCCAACCAGAACATGGCCGGCAATTCCTATCCGCAGCAATCCGGCGGTTATGGTGGCGTTCAGCCGTCCACGGCCCGCGCCTCGGCGTCGCCGGTGCAGCGCTCGGAGCTGTCTGCGCCGACAGCCGTGGCGAGCCGCGATCCATCGACGCGCAACGAAGCCATGGCCCAGCCTTTCCCGTCCGCCCAACCCAAGGCCGCGCCGTCTCTGGCCGCGCCCGCACGGCAGGCTGCTGCACCCGCCGCTGACAATCTGACCACCGCAACGGTTCGCTCCGACAAGAACGGTTGGCATACGGATGGTGCCTCCTCCGTGACCCTGCGTCCGGGTGAAAGCATCGCCACGCTTTCCAACCGCTATGGCGTTCCCGAGAAGGAACTGCTGCGTGTCAACGGTCTGAAGTCCGCTTCCGCCGCGCAGGCCGGTCAGTCTATCCTCATTCCGAAGTTCGGCCAGGTCCGCAACGCCGCCAAGGATGCGGCTGGCGATATCGCGCTCAACCGCAACGGCGATCAGCCGACACCGCTGCGCGCGCCGGATGGAAACGTCGCCGTGCTGCCGTCGCAGGCCGCTGCCCGCGACAAGGTTTCCGCTGACGCTGGCAAGCTGACGCCTCCGGGCGGCAAGCCTTTGCCGCCGACCGGTGGCTACAAGGTTCAGCCGGGCGACAGCCTCGCCAAGATCGCCCGCGCCAACGGCGTCTCGGTTGCCGCTCTCAAGGCCGCCAACGGCATCTCCACCGAGAGCATCCGCGTCGGCCAGACGCTCAACATGCCGGGCGCATCGACCGATGCCATCAAGACCGCTTCCGTTCCCGCCAAGGAAGCGGCGGCAGTCAAGGCTGTCGAAACCGCATCGGTGAAGCCAGAGCCCTATAAGGCCCCGGCTGCGGCTCCCGCTGCCTCCGCGCCCGCCACACCGGCGACCGCAAGTGTCAGCGATATCGAGAAGAAGGCCGACATGGCATCTGTCGCACCGGAATCCACCGGCATCGGCAAGTATCGCTGGCCTGTTCGCGGCGCGGTCATCAATAATTTCGGCGACAATGTCGAAGGCAGCCGCAACGATGGCATCAATATCTCGGTTCCCGAGGGCACGCCGATCAAGGCCGCCGAAAACGGCGTGGTCATCTATGCTGGCAATGGCCTGAAGCAGCTCGGTAACACGGTTCTCGTCCGTCATGACGACGGCAAGGTCACGGTTTACGGCAACGCCGCCAATCTCGACGTCCAGCGCGGCCAGAAGGTTCAGCGCGGCCAGACCATCGCCACATCAGGCATGACCGGCAGCGCCAAGCGTCCGCAGGTTCACTTCGAAGTTCGCAAGGATGCGACGCCGGTGAACCCATCCACTTTCCTTGAATAG
- the mobB gene encoding molybdopterin-guanine dinucleotide biosynthesis protein B, whose amino-acid sequence MSEQKVFGIAGWKNSGKTGLAVRIVTELTARGYRVSTIKHAHHDFDIDKVGADSWRHRQAGAHEVTIVSGTRFAIMHELRGEPEPSFEDILSRLAPCDLVLIEGYKYEPVPKIEARRLEAAKTEPLAPLDPHIVAIAADHPVTDAALPVFDLDDTGAIANFIERTVGLVRA is encoded by the coding sequence ATGAGCGAGCAAAAGGTCTTCGGCATTGCCGGCTGGAAAAATTCGGGCAAGACCGGCCTTGCAGTGCGGATCGTCACGGAACTGACCGCGCGCGGCTACCGCGTCTCCACCATCAAGCACGCCCACCACGATTTCGACATCGACAAGGTCGGCGCCGACAGCTGGCGTCACCGTCAGGCCGGCGCACACGAGGTCACCATCGTCTCCGGCACCCGCTTCGCCATCATGCACGAATTGCGCGGTGAACCGGAACCCTCCTTCGAGGACATCCTCTCCCGCCTCGCGCCATGCGATCTCGTGCTGATCGAAGGTTATAAATACGAACCCGTGCCGAAGATCGAGGCGCGCCGGCTGGAAGCGGCCAAGACCGAACCGCTTGCGCCGCTCGATCCGCATATCGTCGCCATTGCCGCAGATCATCCGGTGACGGACGCGGCGCTGCCGGTTTTCGATCTCGACGATACCGGCGCCATTGCCAATTTCATCGAGAGGACGGTTGGGCTGGTGAGGGCATGA
- the mobA gene encoding molybdenum cofactor guanylyltransferase MobA: MIVPPRTIPGLVLAGGLSRRMGSNKALATLGDAPLLSHVIRRLTPQVSDVTINAAVTDKGNWAESFGLPLLPDTLNGHAGPLAGVLAGMRHFRDRDTFGSHFMTAPADSPFFPDDLVARLCEYLSDDVIVIASSGGQLHPVFALWPVALGDDLEGWLKNDANRRIRAFLARHVTIGVAFPPLETATGSLDPFFNINTPDELALARRHLENMET; the protein is encoded by the coding sequence ATGATCGTCCCTCCCCGAACAATTCCCGGTCTCGTGCTGGCGGGCGGCCTTTCGCGCCGCATGGGCAGCAACAAGGCGCTGGCAACGCTCGGCGACGCGCCGTTGCTTTCCCATGTCATCCGTCGCCTGACCCCGCAGGTGAGCGATGTCACCATCAATGCCGCCGTGACGGATAAGGGCAATTGGGCGGAAAGTTTCGGTCTGCCGCTTCTGCCCGATACGCTGAACGGCCATGCCGGGCCGCTCGCTGGCGTTCTCGCCGGTATGCGGCATTTCCGCGATCGCGACACCTTCGGCAGCCATTTCATGACTGCACCCGCCGACAGCCCGTTTTTCCCGGACGATCTGGTCGCACGACTGTGCGAGTACCTGTCGGATGACGTCATTGTCATCGCCTCGTCCGGCGGCCAGCTCCACCCGGTCTTTGCGCTCTGGCCGGTGGCCCTGGGCGACGATCTGGAGGGCTGGTTAAAAAACGATGCAAACCGCCGCATCCGCGCGTTTCTCGCCCGCCATGTCACCATCGGGGTCGCTTTCCCGCCGCTTGAAACGGCCACGGGCAGCCTCGATCCGTTTTTCAACATCAATACCCCGGATGAGCTGGCTCTGGCGCGTCGTCATCTGGAGAACATGGAAACATGA
- a CDS encoding multidrug effflux MFS transporter: MRTSRFLDRTTPPHIITLVVIAGVAALCMNLFLPSLSAMAVHFQIDYAVMQFAVSGYLAATALLQLVIGPLSDLFGRRPVMLASIATMIAATLVCMLAPNITVFMIGRVAQAAVVSGFVLARAIVRDMVPMEQAASMIGYVTMGMSVVPMVGPTVGGLLNDFSGWQSSFALLAILGAGILVLAWFDLGETNHSRSASFSQQFHAWPELLRSPLFWGYALTSTFSSGMFFSFLGGAPFVGSVLYGLTPAMLGLQFFFMASGYMLGNFVSGRYASEIGINRMMLSGNVIGIVGIAAAILFVIGGADSPYAFFVPLALIGVGNGVTLPSANAGMVSVQPHLAGSASGLGGAMTIGGGAALSVLASSVLTKEEGTWPLLMVMLLTGLVALFTTYIVRRQEQRQ; encoded by the coding sequence ATGAGAACCAGCCGTTTCCTCGACCGGACCACTCCGCCCCATATCATCACGCTTGTTGTCATCGCCGGCGTCGCGGCGCTGTGCATGAACCTGTTCCTGCCGTCGCTTTCGGCCATGGCGGTTCATTTTCAGATCGATTACGCCGTGATGCAGTTTGCCGTGTCGGGTTATCTTGCCGCCACCGCCCTGCTGCAACTGGTGATCGGCCCCCTCTCCGATCTCTTCGGCCGCCGCCCGGTGATGCTGGCCAGCATCGCCACAATGATCGCCGCGACACTGGTTTGCATGCTGGCTCCCAACATTACCGTTTTCATGATCGGCCGCGTGGCGCAGGCCGCCGTCGTCTCCGGTTTCGTGCTCGCCCGCGCCATCGTGCGGGACATGGTCCCGATGGAGCAGGCGGCGTCGATGATCGGCTACGTGACCATGGGCATGTCCGTTGTGCCGATGGTTGGCCCGACGGTCGGCGGGCTGCTGAACGACTTTTCCGGCTGGCAGTCCAGCTTTGCGCTGCTGGCGATTCTTGGCGCAGGCATTCTCGTGCTTGCCTGGTTCGATCTCGGTGAAACCAATCACAGCAGGTCGGCAAGCTTCTCGCAGCAGTTCCATGCCTGGCCGGAGCTTCTGCGCTCGCCCCTCTTCTGGGGGTATGCGCTGACCTCGACCTTCTCGTCAGGCATGTTCTTCTCCTTCCTCGGTGGCGCGCCCTTTGTCGGCAGCGTGCTTTACGGGCTGACGCCGGCGATGCTTGGCCTGCAGTTCTTTTTCATGGCCAGCGGTTATATGCTCGGCAATTTCGTCTCCGGTCGTTATGCCAGTGAAATCGGCATCAACAGAATGATGCTCTCGGGCAATGTCATCGGGATTGTCGGTATCGCCGCTGCGATCCTCTTCGTGATCGGAGGAGCGGACAGCCCTTATGCGTTTTTCGTGCCGCTCGCTTTGATTGGCGTTGGCAACGGCGTGACGCTGCCAAGTGCCAATGCCGGCATGGTCAGCGTGCAGCCGCATCTGGCGGGCTCTGCCTCCGGCCTTGGCGGCGCGATGACGATCGGCGGCGGCGCGGCCCTTTCCGTCCTTGCCTCTTCGGTGCTCACGAAAGAAGAAGGAACGTGGCCGCTCCTCATGGTGATGCTGTTAACCGGCCTTGTCGCCCTTTTCACCACCTACATCGTCAGACGGCAGGAACAGCGGCAATGA
- a CDS encoding DMT family transporter encodes MALTDNSRGALLMALAMASFTANDALTKSVTPYINTGQIMFVRGIITVVLIYIAARHFGALRPLKTLLRPIIILRCLCEVTAAVLYLTALGLIEFSNASAILQSLPLIVTLGAALFLREPVGWRRWVAIITGFIGVLVIIRPGPEGFTSGALLVVASLAVTAARDLLTRKMYADVPSLAITVITAFVNMAVGGLLIVPFGGWQPMNVAIVSHLAASAILVLVGYQAIILAMRTSEISFVAPFRYTSLLWGFMIGVFFFNEKIDSYTVVGAMIVIGSGLYTFYRESLRKRSQMAKRSAATPTAATTVRPASVAKAAVTEEAGE; translated from the coding sequence ATGGCATTGACGGACAATTCGCGCGGCGCACTTTTGATGGCGCTCGCAATGGCAAGCTTCACGGCCAACGATGCGCTGACGAAGTCCGTCACCCCCTACATCAACACTGGCCAGATCATGTTTGTTCGGGGCATCATCACCGTGGTGCTGATCTACATCGCCGCCCGCCACTTCGGCGCGCTGCGGCCGCTGAAAACCCTGCTGCGGCCCATCATCATCCTGCGCTGTCTCTGCGAGGTGACAGCCGCCGTCCTTTATCTGACGGCGCTGGGCCTCATCGAATTTTCCAACGCCTCGGCCATCCTGCAGTCCCTTCCGCTGATCGTGACGCTCGGGGCGGCGCTCTTCCTGCGCGAACCCGTCGGCTGGCGGCGCTGGGTGGCCATCATCACCGGCTTTATCGGTGTCCTCGTCATCATCAGGCCGGGCCCGGAAGGGTTCACGTCAGGCGCCCTGCTGGTCGTCGCCTCGCTTGCGGTCACCGCCGCACGTGATCTGCTGACACGGAAAATGTACGCCGACGTACCCTCCCTCGCCATCACCGTCATCACCGCCTTCGTCAACATGGCCGTGGGCGGGCTACTGATCGTGCCTTTCGGCGGATGGCAGCCAATGAACGTCGCGATCGTCTCGCATCTTGCGGCTTCGGCCATTCTCGTGCTGGTTGGTTACCAGGCCATCATCCTGGCAATGCGGACAAGCGAAATCTCCTTTGTCGCACCGTTTCGCTATACCAGCCTGCTCTGGGGTTTCATGATCGGGGTGTTCTTCTTCAATGAAAAGATCGACAGCTACACCGTCGTCGGCGCCATGATCGTCATCGGTTCGGGCCTTTATACTTTCTATCGCGAAAGCCTGCGCAAGCGCTCGCAGATGGCAAAGCGTTCGGCTGCGACGCCAACGGCGGCGACCACCGTGCGGCCCGCTTCCGTTGCAAAAGCGGCGGTAACGGAAGAGGCGGGAGAATAA
- the moaA gene encoding GTP 3',8-cyclase MoaA — protein MNSFPGSLGKAETLTEKATPMVDPFGRSITYLRVSVTDRCDFRCTYCMSEHMTFLPKKDLLTLEELDRLCSVFIARGVRKLRLTGGEPLVRKNIMSLVRNLGRHIEAGRLEELTLTTNGSQLAKFADELADCGVRRINVSLDTLDREKFRHITRWGDIDRVMEGLDAAQAAGIKIKLNAVALKDFNDVEMPELMRFAHGRGMDLTVIETMPMGEIEEDRTDRYLPLSQLRADLEKSFTLIDNDYQTGGPARYVTVKETGGRLGFITPMTHNFCESCNRVRLTCTGTLYMCLGQDDAADLRTALRASDSDAHLSSAIDEALLRKPKGHDFIIDRTHNRPAVARHMSVTGG, from the coding sequence GTGAATAGTTTCCCCGGTTCGCTTGGAAAAGCGGAAACCCTGACGGAAAAAGCCACCCCCATGGTGGACCCTTTCGGCCGCTCCATCACCTATCTGCGCGTCTCTGTAACGGACCGCTGCGATTTCCGCTGTACCTATTGCATGTCGGAGCACATGACCTTTCTGCCCAAGAAGGATCTTCTGACGCTCGAAGAACTCGACCGGCTCTGTTCCGTCTTCATCGCGCGCGGCGTGCGCAAGCTGCGGCTGACCGGCGGCGAACCGCTGGTCCGCAAGAATATCATGTCGCTCGTCAGAAACCTCGGCCGCCACATCGAGGCCGGCAGGCTGGAAGAGCTGACGCTGACGACGAACGGTTCGCAACTCGCAAAATTCGCCGACGAACTTGCCGATTGCGGCGTGCGCCGCATCAACGTGTCGCTCGATACGCTCGACCGCGAGAAGTTTCGCCACATTACCCGCTGGGGCGATATTGATCGCGTCATGGAAGGGCTCGATGCCGCGCAGGCGGCGGGTATCAAGATCAAGCTCAACGCGGTTGCGCTGAAGGATTTCAACGACGTAGAGATGCCGGAGCTGATGCGCTTCGCCCATGGCCGCGGCATGGACCTGACCGTCATCGAGACCATGCCGATGGGCGAGATCGAGGAAGATCGGACCGATCGTTATCTGCCGCTCTCGCAACTGCGTGCCGATCTCGAAAAGAGCTTCACGCTCATCGACAATGATTACCAGACCGGTGGTCCTGCCCGTTATGTCACGGTGAAGGAAACCGGCGGCAGGCTTGGCTTCATCACGCCGATGACGCATAATTTCTGCGAAAGCTGCAACCGCGTCCGCCTCACCTGTACCGGCACGCTTTATATGTGCCTCGGTCAGGATGACGCCGCCGATCTGCGCACGGCGCTGCGCGCCTCCGACAGCGACGCCCATCTCTCCAGCGCCATCGACGAAGCCCTGCTGCGCAAGCCGAAGGGGCATGATTTCATCATCGACCGCACCCACAACCGCCCCGCCGTCGCCCGCCATATGAGCGTTACGGGCGGCTGA
- a CDS encoding gamma-butyrobetaine hydroxylase-like domain-containing protein — protein MSDVWPTELLVSKDRRDLTVSFDDGSVYRLSAEMLRVLSPSAEVQGHGPGQKVTVPGKRDVTIRNLVATGNYAVRIAFDDGHDSGIYTWKYLRELGESGQTLFAEYERELAEKGLSREPRYR, from the coding sequence ATGAGTGATGTCTGGCCGACCGAGCTGCTTGTGTCGAAAGACCGGCGGGATTTGACCGTTTCTTTCGATGACGGGAGCGTTTACCGGCTCTCTGCCGAGATGCTGCGCGTGCTCTCACCCTCGGCGGAAGTCCAGGGCCATGGGCCGGGGCAGAAAGTCACGGTGCCCGGCAAACGTGACGTCACCATCCGCAACCTCGTCGCGACCGGTAATTACGCGGTTCGGATCGCCTTCGATGACGGCCATGACAGCGGCATCTATACATGGAAGTATCTCAGGGAACTGGGTGAAAGCGGGCAGACGCTGTTTGCTGAATATGAGCGGGAGCTTGCCGAAAAGGGCTTGAGCAGGGAGCCGCGATACCGGTAG
- a CDS encoding monovalent cation:proton antiporter-2 (CPA2) family protein — MAVEANGNDLAQVVVLLAAGVVAAPIFKRIGLGSVLGYLAAGLVIGPYGLGFFSDSQAILHIAELGVVMFLFIIGLEMQPSRLWSMRQDIFGLGALQVLVCMGGLTLVGVSLGFPVIMSFVAGTGFVLTSTAIVMQMLQERNSMSSLKGQRIIAILLFEDLAIVPLLALVAFLGSGGEHVTASERWASIGIALAAVGALILAGRYLLNPFFRLLAASGAREVMTAAALLVVLGSALLMQVSGLSMAMGAFLAGVLLSESSFRHQLEADIEPFRGILLGLFFLGVGMAIDLGVIASNWQLVLVSVVAYMLLKAFLIYGVARALGTTRRESLERAVLMAQGGEFAFVLYSAAVSAGILDREANAILTATIIISMVLTPLMVILHDRLVPAAVPNTDDLDVPENVEGSILLIGFGRFGQIVSQPLLARGYTLSLIDKDADFVRDAAEFGFKVYYGDGSRAEILHAAGASTARAVLICVDDKEAAVRIAEIVKHEFPLVPVLARAYDRGHAIDLLKAGVDYQIRETLESALNFSEEVLGAMGEEREDAARLVEEFRDRDEERFAMEVVGGIYAGRSLIRGNAQPADLVAARTARERAEREKAEADEE; from the coding sequence GTGGCTGTAGAAGCGAATGGAAATGATCTGGCCCAGGTGGTCGTGCTTTTGGCGGCGGGCGTTGTGGCCGCGCCGATCTTCAAGCGTATCGGCCTCGGCTCGGTGCTGGGTTACCTCGCGGCCGGCCTGGTGATCGGGCCTTACGGTCTCGGTTTCTTTTCCGATTCGCAGGCCATCCTGCACATTGCCGAACTCGGCGTGGTGATGTTCCTCTTCATCATCGGCCTTGAGATGCAGCCTTCGCGGCTGTGGTCGATGCGACAGGATATTTTCGGGCTCGGCGCATTGCAGGTGCTGGTGTGCATGGGCGGGCTGACGCTGGTGGGTGTGAGCCTTGGCTTTCCCGTCATTATGTCCTTTGTCGCTGGGACCGGCTTCGTGCTGACCTCAACGGCGATCGTGATGCAGATGCTGCAGGAACGAAACAGCATGTCGAGCCTGAAAGGCCAGCGTATCATTGCGATCCTGCTGTTTGAGGATCTGGCCATCGTGCCGCTGCTGGCGCTTGTCGCATTCCTCGGGTCCGGCGGGGAACACGTCACCGCTTCGGAACGATGGGCATCGATCGGCATCGCGCTTGCCGCCGTGGGTGCGCTCATCCTCGCCGGACGTTATCTGCTGAACCCGTTTTTCCGCCTTCTCGCCGCTTCCGGCGCGCGGGAGGTGATGACCGCTGCGGCACTGCTGGTGGTGCTGGGATCAGCGCTTCTGATGCAGGTCAGCGGTCTTTCCATGGCCATGGGCGCTTTTCTGGCCGGCGTGCTTTTGTCGGAATCCTCGTTTCGTCATCAGTTGGAGGCGGATATCGAGCCGTTTCGCGGCATCTTGCTCGGCCTGTTTTTCCTCGGTGTGGGCATGGCGATCGATCTCGGCGTCATCGCGTCCAACTGGCAGCTCGTGCTGGTCAGCGTTGTCGCGTACATGCTGCTCAAGGCTTTCCTGATTTATGGAGTAGCGCGGGCGCTCGGCACCACACGGCGCGAAAGCCTGGAACGGGCGGTGCTGATGGCGCAGGGCGGCGAATTCGCCTTCGTGCTTTATTCAGCCGCCGTCAGCGCCGGCATTCTCGACCGGGAGGCCAATGCCATCCTGACAGCGACCATTATCATCTCCATGGTGCTGACGCCGCTGATGGTTATTCTGCACGACCGACTTGTGCCGGCGGCGGTTCCCAATACCGACGATCTCGACGTGCCTGAAAATGTCGAAGGCAGCATTTTGCTGATTGGTTTCGGACGTTTCGGCCAGATCGTCAGCCAGCCGCTTCTGGCGCGTGGCTACACCCTGTCCTTGATCGACAAGGATGCCGATTTCGTGCGCGATGCAGCCGAATTTGGCTTCAAGGTCTATTACGGCGACGGCTCGCGGGCGGAAATCTTGCATGCGGCTGGCGCCAGCACCGCGCGTGCGGTGCTCATCTGCGTTGATGACAAGGAAGCGGCTGTTCGGATCGCGGAGATCGTCAAGCACGAATTCCCTCTGGTACCCGTCCTTGCCCGGGCCTATGACCGCGGTCATGCCATCGATCTACTCAAGGCAGGGGTCGATTACCAGATTCGCGAGACGCTGGAATCGGCGCTGAACTTTAGCGAGGAAGTGCTTGGCGCCATGGGTGAGGAGCGGGAAGATGCAGCGCGGCTGGTGGAAGAGTTCCGCGACCGCGACGAGGAGCGTTTCGCCATGGAAGTCGTCGGCGGCATCTATGCAGGGCGCTCGCTTATCCGCGGCAATGCCCAGCCTGCCGACCTTGTGGCGGCGCGCACCGCGCGTGAGCGGGCCGAGCGGGAAAAGGCGGAAGCCGACGAAGAGTAA
- a CDS encoding pyridoxamine 5'-phosphate oxidase family protein — MTIIRTVEELKAIYDGTSEASIAKVTRALTAEYRQMIEASPFLALATVAPEGMDCSPRGDKGGVVRVADDKTILLPDWRGNNRVDSLLNIVRDPRVALMFLVPGSNTTMRINGRAVVSVDPALLQSFEMDGKHPRTVILVTIDEVYFQCARALMRSELWNPDHFVDPASLPTPGLMLKAAKAEFDQETYDREWAARAAATMW, encoded by the coding sequence ATGACGATCATTCGCACGGTTGAGGAACTGAAGGCGATCTATGATGGCACGAGCGAGGCATCGATCGCCAAGGTGACGCGTGCCCTGACAGCCGAGTACCGGCAGATGATCGAAGCGTCACCGTTTCTGGCGCTGGCGACGGTGGCACCTGAGGGCATGGACTGTTCCCCGCGCGGCGACAAGGGCGGGGTGGTGCGGGTGGCCGATGACAAGACCATCCTGTTACCGGACTGGCGCGGCAACAACCGCGTCGATTCGCTTCTGAACATCGTGCGCGACCCGCGGGTGGCGCTGATGTTTCTTGTTCCCGGCTCGAACACCACCATGCGCATCAATGGGCGCGCGGTGGTCAGCGTCGATCCCGCGCTGCTGCAAAGCTTCGAGATGGACGGCAAACATCCGCGAACCGTTATCCTGGTGACGATCGATGAGGTCTATTTCCAGTGCGCCCGGGCATTGATGCGCTCCGAGCTGTGGAACCCCGATCACTTCGTTGATCCGGCATCGCTGCCAACGCCCGGTCTCATGCTCAAGGCGGCAAAGGCTGAGTTCGATCAGGAGACTTATGACCGCGAATGGGCGGCGCGCGCAGCGGCAACGATGTGGTGA
- a CDS encoding GGDEF domain-containing protein, translating into MNTASTPKTSGPDIAGQIAFAMRSMGVSPIPRNYSLFYEAYIGSNPALTKDLAALGNKIAQEDLDELYSRYGEGGSNHAVDDAHEKLRRELEALLGTLRREQSSMANYNRILGETRQRIDDKNAASSNILRNAIALLSEATGTKIIDGEKTFNDVNRHAEEMHQVRLELDEYKRIANTDSLTRLSNRRAFDDKLASIYDSSIGLQYTTLVLLDIDHFKRINDTFGHPVGDKILATVASVIRANVRKDGFVARSGGEEFAIIMDGNTPEEVMVMCERIRLSLESTPFRNSRSGADYGTVTISIGFASAAQATNPGELYGHADTALYHAKETGRNRSVFYEDGMQKNYTGKNWLIYRT; encoded by the coding sequence ATGAACACGGCATCCACCCCCAAAACATCGGGGCCCGACATTGCCGGGCAGATTGCCTTTGCGATGCGCAGCATGGGTGTTTCGCCGATCCCGCGCAACTACAGCCTCTTTTACGAAGCCTATATCGGCTCGAACCCCGCCCTCACCAAAGATCTGGCCGCGCTTGGAAACAAGATCGCGCAGGAGGATCTGGACGAGCTCTATTCCCGTTATGGCGAGGGTGGTTCAAACCACGCTGTCGACGATGCCCATGAGAAGCTGCGGCGCGAACTGGAGGCTCTGCTCGGCACGCTGAGGCGCGAACAGTCCTCCATGGCGAACTATAACAGGATACTCGGCGAAACCCGCCAGCGCATCGATGACAAGAATGCCGCCAGCAGCAACATCCTGAGAAACGCCATCGCCTTGCTCTCAGAAGCGACCGGCACGAAAATCATCGATGGCGAAAAGACGTTCAACGACGTCAACCGCCACGCCGAGGAGATGCATCAGGTCCGTCTTGAGCTCGACGAATACAAGCGCATCGCCAATACCGACTCGCTGACGCGGCTTTCCAACCGACGCGCCTTCGACGACAAGCTGGCCTCGATCTACGATAGTTCCATCGGCCTGCAATATACGACGCTTGTGCTCCTCGATATCGATCACTTCAAGCGCATCAACGACACGTTCGGCCACCCGGTCGGCGACAAGATCCTCGCCACCGTCGCCTCCGTCATCCGTGCCAATGTGCGCAAGGATGGCTTTGTCGCCAGAAGCGGCGGCGAGGAATTTGCCATCATCATGGACGGCAACACGCCGGAAGAAGTGATGGTCATGTGCGAACGCATTCGCCTCTCACTGGAAAGCACGCCCTTCCGCAATTCGCGATCGGGTGCCGATTACGGCACCGTCACGATCTCCATCGGCTTCGCCTCCGCCGCCCAGGCCACCAACCCTGGTGAGCTGTACGGCCACGCCGATACGGCCCTCTACCACGCCAAGGAAACCGGCCGAAACCGCTCCGTCTTTTACGAAGACGGCATGCAGAAGAATTACACCGGCAAAAACTGGCTGATTTATCGGACGTGA